From a region of the Gossypium raimondii isolate GPD5lz chromosome 10, ASM2569854v1, whole genome shotgun sequence genome:
- the LOC105776443 gene encoding phosphoinositide phosphatase SAC2 isoform X1 — MAAENCSDGGQDPNPCYLQKFRLYETRSNFYMVGRDKSGTLCRILKIDRLDPSELTVLEDSTTYPEIECYDLLRRIHEGNRSTGGLKFVTACYGIIGFIKFLGPHYMLLITKRRKIGAICGHTIYAISKTQMITIGNSPVQSNMAYSKNEKRYKKLLCSVDLTKDFFFSYSYNVMHSLQRNLCKNETGLLNYETMFVWNEFLTRGIRNNLKNTLWTVALVYGFFKQVELSVSSRDVKLTLIARRSRHYAGTRYLKRGVNEKGRVANDVETEQIVFEDVPEGCPTQISSVVQNRGSIPLFWSQETSRLNLKPDIILSKKDPTYEATKLHFENLARRYGNPIIILNLIKRCEKKPRETILRSEFANAIRYINKSLTKENRLRFLHWDINRHSRKATNVLELLGRVADYALNLTGIFYCQVTPNCRPEGLLDLTCVLQNDEHFAQIPCDKSDDGEKLDIDVGSDNQSSTETVKPPMFQTGVLRTNCIDCLDRTNVAQYAYGLMALGRQLHAMGFTESQTIDQSSPLAEDLMGVYEKMGDTLALQYGGSAAHNKIFCQRRGQWQAATQSQELFRTLQRYYSNAYMDAEKQSAINLFLGHFQPQQGKPALWELDSDQHYSVGRHGPNLLNEDARTSIKRSMSDGNILCGTDSPMSASNVRQESENRGEAISESTHEMPAYGISYSRFTPRMSCRQLFGEIEDQFLGSNRICYENGDECNCTNFDMDWLSSSGNSCDDDVYDSCRSAAGLSSENIGAELKTGMTTSPSESGSNIKVGERSASEVTCDGLMDEYSESFVNWVTHGDLLIPVKFTCQ, encoded by the exons AACTTCTATATGGTTGGAAGAGACAAGAGCGGAACTCTTTGTAGGATTTTAAAGATTGATCGATTAGATCCTTCTGAACTAACTGTTCTTGAAGACTCCACCACATACCCAGAAATTGAATGCTATGATCTGTTAAGACGGATACATGAAGGAAACAGGTCCACAGGCGGACTTAAATTTGTTACAGCTTGTTATGGAATCATTG ggtttataaaatttttgggaCCTCATTACATGCTGCTGATTACAAAACGAAGGAAGATTGGTGCAATTTGTGGCCATACCATCTATGCCATTTCCAAGACCCAGATGATAACGATTGGCAATTCTCCTGTCCAGTCAAATATGGCTTATTCTAAGAATGAAAAAAG ATACAAGAAGCTCCTGTGCTCAGTGGATCTTACAAAGGACTTCTTTTTCAGCTACTCATACAATGTCATGCATAGCCTTCAAAGAAATTTATGCAAGAACGAGACAGGACTATTAAACTATGAAACAATGTTTGTCTGGAATGAGTTCTTAACTCGAGGAATTCGGAATAATCTCAAGAATACTCTGTGGACTGTTGCACTGGTGTATGGCTTTTTCAAGCAG GTCGAACTTTCTGTATCTAGCAGGGATGTTAAGTTAACTCTCATTGCAAGGCGTTCTCGACATTATGCTGGAACAAG ATATTTAAAACGTGGTGTGAATGAGAAAGGTAGAGTAGCAAATGATGTTGAGACGGAACAAATTGTGTTTGAAGATGTTCCCGAAGGATGCCCCACACAAATAAGTTCTGTCGTGCAGAATAGAGGCTCCATCCCACTTTTCTGGTCCCAAGAAACTTCTCGCTTGAATTTGAAACCTGACATCATAT TATCAAAGAAGGATCCAACTTATGAGGCCACAAAACTACATTTTGAAAATCTTGCAAGGAGATATGGAAATCCAATAATcatattgaatttgataaag AGGTGTGAGAAGAAACCTCGGGAAACTATTCTTCGTTCAGAGTTTGCTAATGCCATCAGATATATCAATAAAAGTTTAACCAAGGAGAACCGTCTGAGGTTTCTTCACTGGGACATAAACAGACACTCCAGAAA AGCTACAAATGTGTTGGAACTTCTAGGCAGAGTAGCTGATTATGCATTAAACTTGACGGGTATCTTTTACTGTCAAGTAACACCAAATTGTAGACCAGAGGGGTTGTTGGATTTAACTTGCGTACT GCAAAATGATGAGCACTTTGCTCAGATCCCTTGTGACAAAAGTGATGATGGTGAGAAGTTGGACATAGATGTTGGTAGTGATAATCAGAGTTCTACTGAGACTGTAAAGCCCCCCATGTTCCAGACCGGAGTCCTTAGAACCAATTGCATCGACTGTCTAGATCGTACTAATGTTGCCCAATATGCCTATGGATTAATGGCTCTTGGGCGCCAGCTCCATGCTATGGGGTTCACAGAATCCCAAACTATTGACCAAAGTAGTCCTTTGGCCGAAGATTTAATGGGAGTTTATGAAAAAATGGGTGACACACTTGCTCTACAATATGGTGGCTCTGCAGCACACAACAAG ATATTTTGTCAAAGAAGAGGTCAATGGCAAGCAGCAACTCAGTCACAGGAGTTATTTAGAACTTTGCAACGTTACTATAGCAACGCATACATGGATGCAGAGAAGCAAAGTGCAATTAATTT GTTCTTGGGTCACTTTCAGCCACAACAGGGTAAACCAGCACTATGGGAGTTGGATTCAGACCAACACTACAGCGTTGGAAGGCATGGCCCTAATCTTCTTAACGAGGATGCAAG GACATCTATTAAAAGATCAATGTCTGATGGCAACATCCTTTGTGGAACTGACTCTCCCATGAGTGCTTCAAATGTTAGACAGGAGTCTGAAAATAGAGGCGAAGCTATTTCAGAGTCCACTCATGAAATGCCAGCTTATGGCATTTCTTATTCCAG GTTTACTCCAAGAATGTCTTGTAGGCAACTTTTTGGAGAGATTGAGGACCAGTTTCTTGGAAGTAATCGCATATGTTACGAAAACGGAGATGAATGTAATTGTACCAATTTTGATATGGACTGGCTTTCTTCATCAGGAAATTCATGTGATGATGATGTGTATGACAG CTGCAGGTCTGCCGCGGGCCTATCCTCTGAAAATATTGGTGCTGAACTAAAAACTGGCATGACCACATCTCCAAGTGAGTCTGGTTCAAACATAAAG GTAGGAGAGCGCAGTGCGTCTGAAGTGACTTGTGATGGTCTTATGGATGAATATTCTGAGAGCTTTGTGAATTGGGTAACGCATGGAGATTTGCTTATTCCAGTAAAGTTTACTTGCCAGTAG
- the LOC105776443 gene encoding phosphoinositide phosphatase SAC2 isoform X2: MAAENCSDGGQDPNPCYLQKFRLYETRSNFYMVGRDKSGTLCRILKIDRLDPSELTVLEDSTTYPEIECYDLLRRIHEGNRSTGGLKFVTACYGIIGFIKFLGPHYMLLITKRRKIGAICGHTIYAISKTQMITIGNSPVQSNMAYSKNEKRYKKLLCSVDLTKDFFFSYSYNVMHSLQRNLCKNETGLLNYETMFVWNEFLTRGIRNNLKNTLWTVALVYGFFKQVELSVSSRDVKLTLIARRSRHYAGTRYLKRGVNEKGRVANDVETEQIVFEDVPEGCPTQISSVVQNRGSIPLFWSQETSRLNLKPDIILSKKDPTYEATKLHFENLARRYGNPIIILNLIKRCEKKPRETILRSEFANAIRYINKSLTKENRLRFLHWDINRHSRKATNVLELLGRVADYALNLTGIFYCQVTPNCRPEGLLDLTCVLQNDEHFAQIPCDKSDDGEKLDIDVGSDNQSSTETVKPPMFQTGVLRTNCIDCLDRTNVAQYAYGLMALGRQLHAMGFTESQTIDQSSPLAEDLMGVYEKMGDTLALQYGGSAAHNKIFCQRRGQWQAATQSQELFRTLQRYYSNAYMDAEKQSAINLFLGHFQPQQGKPALWELDSDQHYSVGRHGPNLLNEDARTSIKRSMSDGNILCGTDSPMSASNVRQESENRGEAISESTHEMPAYGISYSRFTPRMSCRQLFGEIEDQFLGSNRICYENGDECNCTNFDMDWLSSSGNSCDDDVYDRSAAGLSSENIGAELKTGMTTSPSESGSNIKVGERSASEVTCDGLMDEYSESFVNWVTHGDLLIPVKFTCQ, from the exons AACTTCTATATGGTTGGAAGAGACAAGAGCGGAACTCTTTGTAGGATTTTAAAGATTGATCGATTAGATCCTTCTGAACTAACTGTTCTTGAAGACTCCACCACATACCCAGAAATTGAATGCTATGATCTGTTAAGACGGATACATGAAGGAAACAGGTCCACAGGCGGACTTAAATTTGTTACAGCTTGTTATGGAATCATTG ggtttataaaatttttgggaCCTCATTACATGCTGCTGATTACAAAACGAAGGAAGATTGGTGCAATTTGTGGCCATACCATCTATGCCATTTCCAAGACCCAGATGATAACGATTGGCAATTCTCCTGTCCAGTCAAATATGGCTTATTCTAAGAATGAAAAAAG ATACAAGAAGCTCCTGTGCTCAGTGGATCTTACAAAGGACTTCTTTTTCAGCTACTCATACAATGTCATGCATAGCCTTCAAAGAAATTTATGCAAGAACGAGACAGGACTATTAAACTATGAAACAATGTTTGTCTGGAATGAGTTCTTAACTCGAGGAATTCGGAATAATCTCAAGAATACTCTGTGGACTGTTGCACTGGTGTATGGCTTTTTCAAGCAG GTCGAACTTTCTGTATCTAGCAGGGATGTTAAGTTAACTCTCATTGCAAGGCGTTCTCGACATTATGCTGGAACAAG ATATTTAAAACGTGGTGTGAATGAGAAAGGTAGAGTAGCAAATGATGTTGAGACGGAACAAATTGTGTTTGAAGATGTTCCCGAAGGATGCCCCACACAAATAAGTTCTGTCGTGCAGAATAGAGGCTCCATCCCACTTTTCTGGTCCCAAGAAACTTCTCGCTTGAATTTGAAACCTGACATCATAT TATCAAAGAAGGATCCAACTTATGAGGCCACAAAACTACATTTTGAAAATCTTGCAAGGAGATATGGAAATCCAATAATcatattgaatttgataaag AGGTGTGAGAAGAAACCTCGGGAAACTATTCTTCGTTCAGAGTTTGCTAATGCCATCAGATATATCAATAAAAGTTTAACCAAGGAGAACCGTCTGAGGTTTCTTCACTGGGACATAAACAGACACTCCAGAAA AGCTACAAATGTGTTGGAACTTCTAGGCAGAGTAGCTGATTATGCATTAAACTTGACGGGTATCTTTTACTGTCAAGTAACACCAAATTGTAGACCAGAGGGGTTGTTGGATTTAACTTGCGTACT GCAAAATGATGAGCACTTTGCTCAGATCCCTTGTGACAAAAGTGATGATGGTGAGAAGTTGGACATAGATGTTGGTAGTGATAATCAGAGTTCTACTGAGACTGTAAAGCCCCCCATGTTCCAGACCGGAGTCCTTAGAACCAATTGCATCGACTGTCTAGATCGTACTAATGTTGCCCAATATGCCTATGGATTAATGGCTCTTGGGCGCCAGCTCCATGCTATGGGGTTCACAGAATCCCAAACTATTGACCAAAGTAGTCCTTTGGCCGAAGATTTAATGGGAGTTTATGAAAAAATGGGTGACACACTTGCTCTACAATATGGTGGCTCTGCAGCACACAACAAG ATATTTTGTCAAAGAAGAGGTCAATGGCAAGCAGCAACTCAGTCACAGGAGTTATTTAGAACTTTGCAACGTTACTATAGCAACGCATACATGGATGCAGAGAAGCAAAGTGCAATTAATTT GTTCTTGGGTCACTTTCAGCCACAACAGGGTAAACCAGCACTATGGGAGTTGGATTCAGACCAACACTACAGCGTTGGAAGGCATGGCCCTAATCTTCTTAACGAGGATGCAAG GACATCTATTAAAAGATCAATGTCTGATGGCAACATCCTTTGTGGAACTGACTCTCCCATGAGTGCTTCAAATGTTAGACAGGAGTCTGAAAATAGAGGCGAAGCTATTTCAGAGTCCACTCATGAAATGCCAGCTTATGGCATTTCTTATTCCAG GTTTACTCCAAGAATGTCTTGTAGGCAACTTTTTGGAGAGATTGAGGACCAGTTTCTTGGAAGTAATCGCATATGTTACGAAAACGGAGATGAATGTAATTGTACCAATTTTGATATGGACTGGCTTTCTTCATCAGGAAATTCATGTGATGATGATGTGTATGACAG GTCTGCCGCGGGCCTATCCTCTGAAAATATTGGTGCTGAACTAAAAACTGGCATGACCACATCTCCAAGTGAGTCTGGTTCAAACATAAAG GTAGGAGAGCGCAGTGCGTCTGAAGTGACTTGTGATGGTCTTATGGATGAATATTCTGAGAGCTTTGTGAATTGGGTAACGCATGGAGATTTGCTTATTCCAGTAAAGTTTACTTGCCAGTAG
- the LOC105776443 gene encoding phosphoinositide phosphatase SAC2 isoform X3 — translation MAAENCSDGGQDPNPCYLQKFRLYETRSNFYMVGRDKSGTLCRILKIDRLDPSELTVLEDSTTYPEIECYDLLRRIHEGNRSTGGLKFVTACYGIIGFIKFLGPHYMLLITKRRKIGAICGHTIYAISKTQMITIGNSPVQSNMAYSKNEKSYSYNVMHSLQRNLCKNETGLLNYETMFVWNEFLTRGIRNNLKNTLWTVALVYGFFKQVELSVSSRDVKLTLIARRSRHYAGTRYLKRGVNEKGRVANDVETEQIVFEDVPEGCPTQISSVVQNRGSIPLFWSQETSRLNLKPDIILSKKDPTYEATKLHFENLARRYGNPIIILNLIKRCEKKPRETILRSEFANAIRYINKSLTKENRLRFLHWDINRHSRKATNVLELLGRVADYALNLTGIFYCQVTPNCRPEGLLDLTCVLQNDEHFAQIPCDKSDDGEKLDIDVGSDNQSSTETVKPPMFQTGVLRTNCIDCLDRTNVAQYAYGLMALGRQLHAMGFTESQTIDQSSPLAEDLMGVYEKMGDTLALQYGGSAAHNKIFCQRRGQWQAATQSQELFRTLQRYYSNAYMDAEKQSAINLFLGHFQPQQGKPALWELDSDQHYSVGRHGPNLLNEDARTSIKRSMSDGNILCGTDSPMSASNVRQESENRGEAISESTHEMPAYGISYSRFTPRMSCRQLFGEIEDQFLGSNRICYENGDECNCTNFDMDWLSSSGNSCDDDVYDSCRSAAGLSSENIGAELKTGMTTSPSESGSNIKVGERSASEVTCDGLMDEYSESFVNWVTHGDLLIPVKFTCQ, via the exons AACTTCTATATGGTTGGAAGAGACAAGAGCGGAACTCTTTGTAGGATTTTAAAGATTGATCGATTAGATCCTTCTGAACTAACTGTTCTTGAAGACTCCACCACATACCCAGAAATTGAATGCTATGATCTGTTAAGACGGATACATGAAGGAAACAGGTCCACAGGCGGACTTAAATTTGTTACAGCTTGTTATGGAATCATTG ggtttataaaatttttgggaCCTCATTACATGCTGCTGATTACAAAACGAAGGAAGATTGGTGCAATTTGTGGCCATACCATCTATGCCATTTCCAAGACCCAGATGATAACGATTGGCAATTCTCCTGTCCAGTCAAATATGGCTTATTCTAAGAATGAAAAAAG CTACTCATACAATGTCATGCATAGCCTTCAAAGAAATTTATGCAAGAACGAGACAGGACTATTAAACTATGAAACAATGTTTGTCTGGAATGAGTTCTTAACTCGAGGAATTCGGAATAATCTCAAGAATACTCTGTGGACTGTTGCACTGGTGTATGGCTTTTTCAAGCAG GTCGAACTTTCTGTATCTAGCAGGGATGTTAAGTTAACTCTCATTGCAAGGCGTTCTCGACATTATGCTGGAACAAG ATATTTAAAACGTGGTGTGAATGAGAAAGGTAGAGTAGCAAATGATGTTGAGACGGAACAAATTGTGTTTGAAGATGTTCCCGAAGGATGCCCCACACAAATAAGTTCTGTCGTGCAGAATAGAGGCTCCATCCCACTTTTCTGGTCCCAAGAAACTTCTCGCTTGAATTTGAAACCTGACATCATAT TATCAAAGAAGGATCCAACTTATGAGGCCACAAAACTACATTTTGAAAATCTTGCAAGGAGATATGGAAATCCAATAATcatattgaatttgataaag AGGTGTGAGAAGAAACCTCGGGAAACTATTCTTCGTTCAGAGTTTGCTAATGCCATCAGATATATCAATAAAAGTTTAACCAAGGAGAACCGTCTGAGGTTTCTTCACTGGGACATAAACAGACACTCCAGAAA AGCTACAAATGTGTTGGAACTTCTAGGCAGAGTAGCTGATTATGCATTAAACTTGACGGGTATCTTTTACTGTCAAGTAACACCAAATTGTAGACCAGAGGGGTTGTTGGATTTAACTTGCGTACT GCAAAATGATGAGCACTTTGCTCAGATCCCTTGTGACAAAAGTGATGATGGTGAGAAGTTGGACATAGATGTTGGTAGTGATAATCAGAGTTCTACTGAGACTGTAAAGCCCCCCATGTTCCAGACCGGAGTCCTTAGAACCAATTGCATCGACTGTCTAGATCGTACTAATGTTGCCCAATATGCCTATGGATTAATGGCTCTTGGGCGCCAGCTCCATGCTATGGGGTTCACAGAATCCCAAACTATTGACCAAAGTAGTCCTTTGGCCGAAGATTTAATGGGAGTTTATGAAAAAATGGGTGACACACTTGCTCTACAATATGGTGGCTCTGCAGCACACAACAAG ATATTTTGTCAAAGAAGAGGTCAATGGCAAGCAGCAACTCAGTCACAGGAGTTATTTAGAACTTTGCAACGTTACTATAGCAACGCATACATGGATGCAGAGAAGCAAAGTGCAATTAATTT GTTCTTGGGTCACTTTCAGCCACAACAGGGTAAACCAGCACTATGGGAGTTGGATTCAGACCAACACTACAGCGTTGGAAGGCATGGCCCTAATCTTCTTAACGAGGATGCAAG GACATCTATTAAAAGATCAATGTCTGATGGCAACATCCTTTGTGGAACTGACTCTCCCATGAGTGCTTCAAATGTTAGACAGGAGTCTGAAAATAGAGGCGAAGCTATTTCAGAGTCCACTCATGAAATGCCAGCTTATGGCATTTCTTATTCCAG GTTTACTCCAAGAATGTCTTGTAGGCAACTTTTTGGAGAGATTGAGGACCAGTTTCTTGGAAGTAATCGCATATGTTACGAAAACGGAGATGAATGTAATTGTACCAATTTTGATATGGACTGGCTTTCTTCATCAGGAAATTCATGTGATGATGATGTGTATGACAG CTGCAGGTCTGCCGCGGGCCTATCCTCTGAAAATATTGGTGCTGAACTAAAAACTGGCATGACCACATCTCCAAGTGAGTCTGGTTCAAACATAAAG GTAGGAGAGCGCAGTGCGTCTGAAGTGACTTGTGATGGTCTTATGGATGAATATTCTGAGAGCTTTGTGAATTGGGTAACGCATGGAGATTTGCTTATTCCAGTAAAGTTTACTTGCCAGTAG